Sequence from the Nymphaea colorata isolate Beijing-Zhang1983 chromosome 9, ASM883128v2, whole genome shotgun sequence genome:
ATCAAAAGGAACAATCTTCTGCTGGTAAGGACGACAGACAGAGAGACATCAGGTGGACCACGCGCGTGCTCTCGTGCAAAAGCCATTGCGTCACGTTATCTTCATGGATTTGTAATCCCTGTACTGCCGACCATGATCAGAAAGCAGGGAGAGATCAGAAGCCATCGGTTGGAGAATAAAACCGAGACGAAGGAGGGATTGCAGATACAGGTGGGCTTCGTCCAAGAATAAAAGTCTGAATCAGACATGAATCTCACAGGATCTCCATGGCTGACAGAGTCACAGAAGGAAATTGAGCCAACCGCGAAGACGAGTCTCAGAGATGTACCACCATAAGGCCGGATCTTGGCGACAGGGACAAGGTAGCCGAGCCCTTTTCCGCAGGTTGGTCGATGGAGAGAAGCCATGGAGGGACAGTAACAGACTAATAGTTTTGTTAAGGAAGGAGAAGTGATGACAGAGACAACGATCACATGCGTCACCTTCTCCAACTTCCTTCGCTCATCTCTGAGGGGCTTTGCAGTTAAAAGATTCTGAGAATAAGGGATGGAGTGGCTAGAGGACAGCCTACTCTCCCATTTCAAGAAAGTGCGTGCCTAGTTGATCTTACAGTAGTAGCCAGGCAGCTCTGTCGTCGCCATTAATGGCAGCTGAGTCATGCATTAAAACGATTATCGAGATCAGCTGCTGGGATATATTTATGAAGTCGATCCGTCGCCCTTGTTAAGTTCTATATAATATCCGCAATATCAAATATATACTGatgtacaattttttgtgcatctAATGAGCATCTATACATAGTTTCACTGAAAAGCAGATTTTATGTGTTACAAAGTTCTTTAACATGCAACTCGATTAACAAACAGGTTATCTAAAGCTTGTAACAAAGATTCATTGTTAAACGAGCTCATATGATCGGACAATCGAGTGCATGATCCATGTCCAAAACAATGACATAACATCCCATTCTCATGTTCATGATCGTCAACAAAAGTACTAACATCTTTCGtgctgtttcttttattttcctcgAACGGCATTCATAAATTATTTTTCGAAGGAATTAGCAAATTCCAATCTCAAAATTAACGCTTCCTTTAATTGCTAGCTTTGATGAATACTTATTCGGTCCAAATCATCGCCGTGACTATGACACGTACAATTTTGGTTGAAATTTCATGTTTGCATTCACACACACAAGATGTTAGTGAGAGGAATTCTTTGTCATGAGAGGAATAATGAGTTTAAACATAACTGAAACCTTTTGGCAATTGCACGCTATTTGCCTAAATGCACATGTTTGGGATAGAGACAAAACCACGGATAGCCGAATCGCGAGACGGAAGGAAAGCAGATCGTCTCGGAAGATGATCACGAACCAGAAGGTAAGAAAGTGGGTCCTGAACCTGCGTTTCGCATGCCACCATCTCCACCAGGGAAGCTGCTGAGCGTCAGCTCGAGGGAGGCGTCGTCGAAGCACAAGGCTGGGTACGTCTCCCCGATTCTCGATCTCTCCGAACCGGTCCCCGAGTCATCGCTTCCTCGTAAAGGAAAGAGTTGCAGCGTTTCAAGGATCCCTGCGCTCCTATCTGCGGCGACGCCCGAGTCTCCGGGGTCGAAAAGCCCATGCGAGTCGGTGCCCGTCTCGGACGTGCAACTGCTTCCGGAAGAGATGAAGCCGTCGCGACCTAAGCAAGAAGAATCCTGCAATGGTTAACCAAGTCAATCAACACGGGCAGTTTCACCAGTCATGGAGACGAATCACCTCATAACAGATTGAATATTTCATGGGAAAAAAATGCTTACTCATTCCTAAAGTCAAACTTATAAATGCAATACCAAATTACCAATATTGATTAGAGGAGACATCTAAACTGCTCTTCCTTTTTATCAGGATCTAAGCGAAAAGCAAGACACTCTTCAACTAAAGCGCAACACATCCACTATTTACAATCCAAAAAAATAACACTTACAGAATTGACGAAAGTTTATACTGGCTCACCAGCTCGACCAGGTAAAATATGAGATGTGTTTGTTTGTAcattttgtgtttgaaagttGCTTTCATGAAGCTTAAGATGTTTTGATAATTGGTCGTTTTTCATGCATTTACAGTTGATTCTAACAAGTGGCTTGTGCTTCTTTTAGTATAACTTTTATCATGATCTTCTGGTCGATGTGAAATTCAGCTTCATCTTCATCGGTGGTGCTTCCTTACTTCTAAGTGTAACTTAAACTAATTGAATCATATGTACACTTTAACCAACCATGTAAGGAATTCAACAGGCCTCGCTTTTTTTCTCTACACACCATTGTAACATCAATTGCTGGTAGTTGATGGACGTATGGAAATGAAACAACAGATGCATGCTTCAGCTTTTTATGGGCATACTGAGGTTGAAGTTCAGTAAGAATGTTATTATAATTAGACAAGAAGGCCTTTCGACGAGCTTGTTACCGGACGATGACCACTGTTCGCTATCACTGAGCCACAGCTTCTGCGACACACTTGCCCTGCAGAAAGTACATTTCCCGAGCAGGAAGTAGCTACTGTGTTAAGACCAGGAAAATGaaagacagaaaaagagagatatgTTGCATTAGATATACCAACAACAACATTGGTGTTGAGAATAGAGGTCGACTTGGAAGCAAAATCGCCATAGGAACTCCATCGATGGACGGCGACGGGGGTAGCAGTGGTGGTGGCGGCCGTGGTCCTCTGTGCGGCGAAGTCTGCATCGAGCCTTTTCTTCTGTCTCTCCCTGGCCTTGTGGTTCTGGAACCAGTAGAAGACGTTCTTCCCCTCTATCCTGCCATACTGCCTGAGCCTCGCCGATATCCTCTGTATCTGCTCCGCAGTGGGCGACCTCAATCCATTGCCGTAGTACAGCTCCTTCAGTATGCGTATCTGCTCAGCTGTTGGTACCCACCTCGTGCTCGTTTGCCTACACAAGTAGCTGCTTCTGTTACTGCTGCTGTCACCACTGCCATCCTTCTGTTGAATCTCCTCGCCGGACTCCATACCACAAAGCATAGAGAGATGAATAATAGCCAGTGTCTAGCTAGTAGCAGGAGCAGAAGAATCGGTGGCTGCTGCCGTTGAAGAATGGGGAGGGAGTCGATTGCCTTCATTATTGAAGGACATATATAAACATGACTAGAACATTAATGGTGGAAGTTTTTCAGTTTGATGGTGAGGTGTTGAAGGATCACATGAGGAGCGGAGGAGGCagagaagaaattgaagagcaTCTGAGGGAGAGGGACTGAAGCGGACAGAGAGGAGAGTAGGGCcgtagaggaaaaggaaaagggacaATTTAGTGCTTAGAAAGGGTTGGTAAAGAGTGGGAACTTCCGGAAATCCTCCAGTACGAAGGCAACGGCTATGATGATTATCTCTGCATaacacagagggagagagaatgaaTGACTGGTTGGAGAGTTTGTCTCTTGTCTTGGATGGGAGCGTGATTGTGGCAAACCAGCAAACCATGATTAAAGTGTTGTCGGTTTATATATGTGATTCCCATATCACTGTATTGTCTTAGTATTGCTATATTGCTGGAGTGAGAGCCGAAGCCTTTCATATTTCTTCTTGCCTTTACGATTCAGAGCTACATCGGTACTGCACAGTGAAATTTTCACATGCTTTAACTTGTATGTAAAAATCACTCCCTCCTGTGGCGCCACATAATAAGTCCCAACCCACCTGTTTGAGCTATGCCTCTCGAGACGTATTGTCTCTGTTAAAGAGATCAGGGCGTCAATCTCCAACTGCATTTTTTGTTGGTATAACCTTATATTTGTCCTATGCAGCTTTGCCTGTAAACATGTCTGAATGCATAAGAGAGATTCTAGATGAGAGAGAGGATTACGACCCAAGGTCTGGAAAAGCATCGAAGCTCCTCTGGCTGCACCCAGGGTTCGAGGCCAATAGGAGACAATAAACCTTTATCTTGGTAATATGCACACAAGCATAGTGAACACGGAATTGAGTTCACAACATGTCTTTTCCATGCTGCCAACCCGACTACCTATGCTATGAGACCAGAAATACAGCAAGGAGACAAAGATTAACCTAAATTGATAAAGCTCTTGAGCCAAAACAAAGACAAGATTAGCCTAGATGGAGAAGTCGCCTTAACCAGAACAATAACTCATTCCAGAGACATTTGATGGTCTCAGGTCCCACTTTAATCTCCCATCAATTCAGTGTGATTAATTTTTTCTAACTAAGCAAGCTGGGGTCGGCCAGATCCTTACGTAGTACCCCAACATGACAGATTGTAAGCCAACAAAATGCATTACAAGACTAAATAAATTAAGCAGCTCTCTCAATTTATTAAAAGTCAAAAACTATCAAATTTGGCTTCTTGGGTGTTCAAGATCGAGGGATCCCCTTTCCCAGGTCTGCAAATTTTCTTTGGCAGATCTCCAGAAGGTGAAGAGAAAACGACTGTGGGGTGGTTAGGATTGATGTAACAAGCACTACTGCTGAAAAGCTTCAGCTTAGTGCTTACTACCCCTCATGTCCTTGCAGGTATTTTTGGCTTCATTACTTTATCACTTCCTGcaggaaagaaaagtttttagTTGGTGAGACTTGGAGTTGCTGTCCTGTCATTGTTGTTTTTCTGTTCCGTGGTATTCTAATTCTGCTGCAAACATGATTATCTGAGCTTGGCTGCACCCTGCCACTCTCCTAAGGGGGCTTTGCCACAGTCATTGTAGTGATTGCTGGTAGTTTTTCCTGTCGCTTTAGTAACCATGGTGGAAGCTAACATGGACGCTTCATTAAAAGAATCTGAAAATACTCCCAGAAATTATCAAATTTGGAGAGAAGCTTCGCTTCCCTCCCCTTCACTGCTAGCACCTCTACGTTCTTCTCGTTCTTGCTGTGCGCAGAACATTTTCTGTTCAGAAAAGACCGTAAAGGACAAAATTGTAACCCCAAAAGCTCTGATCATTGTCACTGTGGAAAAGGACGTGTACCAGGTTTCCTACTCTTGCCACAATCGAGCAAGAGGTGCATCACTTCTTCACGTTTCTAATGGCTGTGTCCTGTCCATACCGGAAAAGAGAACCGGTGACCAATCCTTTTAGTCAAGATGGGATTATACCATGAAACAGAGCAAAGAACTGAACGTTCTCTCATATACTAGAAATGAAAGAAGCCGTCTAAGTATTGCTTTGTTCTAGTCACGTAACGAATTTTGCAGTGATTTGTCCAAGTTTGATATCAGAACAAAAACTTATCAAACAAAATAGAGTTTTTTGGTGTGGCTTTGGACTTGAAACACCATTCCAACAGAACAGTTTATGATTATTAAAGAAGTGCTTGATAGtctcggatttgagatcctaaggatttgaaaaccatggatATATAAGATCAGACCCCGCCCCCTCTAATCTTAGATCTGTCATTTTCTCAATGcagaaaagtaaaataaggattATAAGTGTATAGATCTGACATAAGATCCTCAGTTTGATGAATCATGTACCTTTTGCCACACTTCAGCAAAAGAATGTCACGTCATATTTGCATCAGATCCGTAGATTTTAAATTCTAAGTTATCAAACACCCCCTGAGGCTGAGGGTTTGGTGAACTTTCTTTCAAAACTCACTCATGAAAAATGAGCTTTTATTTTATCCATATTTTAATTGAGATGATTTTGTGTCAAAAACCTTGAGATGATGACTAGGGTTGCCTTTGTAGGAACGTGTAAATACGACCGTTATTTAGTGCTTAGCATCACCTTGCATCTTCCGTTCTCAAGAGTCCCCCCAACTCTCTGAAGAGTCTAAACAGCGTTGGAGACCTCTTACAAAAGTTTCTTTTTAGGTTGACCAATTACATGCCATGGAATCTTTAATTGTGGCAACATGGTACGTGGGGAGTTCTCTTGcacaaaaaattttagttgttgcATACCGCAGATCATCTCCTTCAGAGGTCCTGCCAATAAGATGGTCATGTATCTCCTCGTATGTGAAAATTCTGAAGTATGTATAAGAGGCTTGTAAGCTAATCTTATAGAGAAGCATAATTTCTCAAGTCAACCAAACGTTCATCGAGCCTATAAAAGATACACTTTACCTTTTATTCCTTCCTATTTCTAGATTTCTGAGTCTAGAATGACACCAGTGTAtgtttcaccaaaaaaaaaaaagtattttgcTTGACCTAATGATGGAGTTAGAAATTGCAGTGAGGAAAGAAGTAACacgtaatttttttattgaagagtTGTAGTATACAAATATATGcgactatatatattttgtctTGAAATCTCAGGAAGCTCAACCACATGCTTTGTAAGACGGAACAAAAATAAGTTCATGTTTTTGCTTGCGAAGGGAGGGTTATCCATGCTTATTGGGACGCTTCTCACATGACGAAGCCTGTCGTTTTGACAGAAACATCCTAGGATAGAAAGAATTTTGAAACCATTGCAAGCAAATGCTGTGTTGACTAGCACATGGGCTAAGGAGATACTGGTTCATTCAGGACGGAGAAAAGTCCCACTACCCAAGTCACTGTTCGATCGGCGTTGGCAGCGTCGACCCTGTTCTGAACACCATTATGGCTTGCTTTTacaggagagggagagacagtCCTGATACACTCGACTCGGGTAGTGAATGAACAGGGTGAAGATGCAAGTAGAGATGTAACTGTCCACTCTGATTATCTTAATACGTTGGACGTCAGATCTTACCGAATTCACGACAACCAAAATAGTGGAAAATAGGATATGACGGTTTGCAGTATAAGCGAAGGTGTAATTCAGTACAAGAGATTTGGTTTTGCCGCCACCGCTTATGAAGTTAGTGGCAACCGCCGCGGCCGCTGCCAGGCTTCACACCAGTATCATTAAATCAGGCTTCTCAGATGACGTCTTCTCCCTCAATGGTCTTCTCTCCCTGTATTCTAACGCCGGCCTCCTGGGTTTGGCACGCCAAATATTCGAAAAAATGCGCCAAAGAAACCTTGTTTCTTGGACCTCCATGATAGCAGGCTATGTCAATAGTGGCGACCTTGTGGAGAGTATGGACTTGTTTGTCAATATGAAGAGGGCCGGTATCCAGCCTAATGAGTTCACTCTGGGTAGCGTGTTGAAGGCCTGCGGTGGTGTTGGAGTAATTGAATTTGGGCGGTCTGTTCAGTCTTTGAGCTGGAAACTTGgaattcatatgaacttgtatGTTGGTACTTCTCTTTTGgacatg
This genomic interval carries:
- the LOC116261120 gene encoding protein WUSCHEL-like isoform X1 yields the protein MLCGMESGEEIQQKDGSGDSSSNRSSYLCRQTSTRWVPTAEQIRILKELYYGNGLRSPTAEQIQRISARLRQYGRIEGKNVFYWFQNHKARERQKKRLDADFAAQRTTAATTTATPVAVHRWSSYGDFASKSTSILNTNVVVGISNATYLSFSVFHFPGLNTVATSCSGNVLSAGQVCRRSCGSVIANSGHRPDSSCLGRDGFISSGSSCTSETGTDSHGLFDPGDSGVAADRSAGILETLQLFPLRGSDDSGTGSERSRIGETYPALCFDDASLELTLSSFPGGDGGMRNAGSGPTFLPSGS
- the LOC116261120 gene encoding protein WUSCHEL-like isoform X2, with translation MLCGMESGEEIQQKDGSGDSSSNRSSYLCRQTSTRWVPTAEQIRILKELYYGNGLRSPTAEQIQRISARLRQYGRIEGKNVFYWFQNHKARERQKKRLDADFAAQRTTAATTTATPVAVHRWSSYGDFASKSTSILNTNVVVGQVCRRSCGSVIANSGHRPDSSCLGRDGFISSGSSCTSETGTDSHGLFDPGDSGVAADRSAGILETLQLFPLRGSDDSGTGSERSRIGETYPALCFDDASLELTLSSFPGGDGGMRNAGSGPTFLPSGS